The proteins below come from a single Solea solea chromosome 6, fSolSol10.1, whole genome shotgun sequence genomic window:
- the LOC131460949 gene encoding trichohyalin-like: MEPAIETGHASNPKPPLAPKPRLTPKPFSLQKNTAFRSIHAPKTIGTSSKPTTNQTVKSEATGVPKPTPTARVQQTTIADSKPSSVRKPVKDKLKTTQESKASPHEVVVGSSGGAPGKSDPPLKTAPPEETPKSVSIQKDDVTQTNHKAATDDLISNSEQKDGKKKEDETQSSVTQKPEEPGSDNGSSTTGPTYQWGGTRKSLSTELTSMFESGGPALPVQPITTVSTNNTNGDSTNSVSTNPEQSQTTTEPSNRESDVTGYEDDYIGGGSIKRRISLLFDSSSRPEVMAKKEEPEIVTSEGGVKERIKHWAMETSSEGPKTERKPQAATRSRSKSFEPVLAPAAEKTSKTPQVKPPATETSSTHTVDPHPKMSSPEPPSESPMETSKDSSPEMMSLSKEDKTTNPTKDEARLHSRSLPATQAATNEGDSSKSGQRSLRRDNVKRRSVRFGIVERDDGGPPLILGSASESSSEEEEEAPHDKSEEDTPVSFPVYRRAGDRQNKDDETQKLEEEQLKHLEFEQRRRAEEHEQARLKLEEEEEERKREEEEREKEHLRLREEEKHREEEREIERLAEEEMERLRKEELERERLKLEESEMRRQREEEMERERQLELMLQRQREDERERTRQREEKLKQEQIEREKERLEEERRREERLMVERERQRLREEEERSMNEHKEHIERLREEEMNLRAEEEVRDREREFERVRQKEERLKQEEMEKERLREEAEEQQRRKKVEEMMRERLRQEEEEERKRRAYEREMQQEEEEERERLRQIEKQREEERVRHTERERLLEVERKMQAELEIQRVKELEEKLRRDQEKEKEILGLSDRGQKSKSDESSLISFDSEDMPQTSETPHSPFPKLSKPTENPIEVVYDDFSVKKSLIEVDFDDFSVKPKKWGSQAKAETPPVIDSWATSPWDGGKVDVLVPLDVSPQQNRAPRYVAEPDDPEPTRAVESPEERQEDEEEEEEKEDVGEEEEEEKPEEKTEERQLISLEYEEAENKEDIEMEEEMDEVEEEEEDDDNDKQETLVDYHHSNGEDRDVDTLVDSEPDEQTPEPDSPPLIYDQVPEVSPRDVNTTNFHREPEFAPFPESSTPLLDTSAQRSKATLSKRRGRSRPSRSLRAGFAQREILDWRSRDSTDENESSSKQRESDSEEEQPKPKNIYPPSSSSQRVPIFPGLSPTALIAQLKKRTAGGGEETEDKGSRLEEKAPSPSLLSRSPRSAAHLAGAARVLPPLGGTDGGASSSPAWLKELKSKKRLGLHDSEA, from the exons ATGGAGCCCGCCATTGAGACTGGACACGCCTCAAACCCCAAGCCGCCTCTGGCCCCTAAACCCCGGCTCACTCCCAAGCCCTTCTCCCTGCAGAAGAACACTGCCTTTCGCTCCATCCACGCTCCAAAGACGATAGGCACATCTTCAAAGCCAACAACAAACCAGACTGTAAAATCTGAAGCCACTGGTGTGCCCAAACCAACTCCAACAGCTCGTGTTCAACAAACCACCATTGCTGATTCCAAACCCAGCTCTGTGAGAAAGCCTGTCAAAGATAAACTAAAGACTACCCAGGAAAGTAAAGCAAGTCCACATGAAGTAGTTGTAGGCTCTAGTGGTGGAGCTCCAGGAAAATCTGACCCTCCCTTAAAAACCGCTCCACCTGAAGAGACACCCAAATCCGTGTCAATCCAGAAAGACGATGTCACCCAAACAAACCACAAAGCAGCCACGGATGATTTGATTTCCAACTCTGAACAGaaagatggaaaaaagaaagaagatgaaacTCAGAGTTCTGTCACCCAAAAGCCAGAAGAACCAGGAAGTGATAATGGCTCTTCTACAACTGGTCCAACATATCAGTGGGGTGGCACCAGGAAGAGTCTGTCCACAGAGCTCACCTCGATGTTTGAGTCAGGTGGTCCGGCCCTGCCAGTGCAGCCCATTACAACCGTATCTACAAACAATACCAACGGTGATTCAACCAATTCTGTGTCAACTAATCCAGAGCAGAGCCAGACAACAACAGAGCCGTCAAACAGAGAGAGTGATGTCACTGGTTATGAAGATGATTATATCGGAGGAGGGAGCATAAAACGCAGAATCAGTCTTCTGTTCGACTCCTCATCGAGGCCAGAGGTCATGGCAAAAAAAGAGGAGCCAGAGATTGTAACTAGTGAAGGAGGTGTGAAGGAGCGAATAAAACACTGGGCAATGGAAACTAGTTCTGAGGGTCCAAAGACTGAGAGGAAGCCTCAGGCTGCAACGCGATCTCGCTCCAAGAG CTTTGAGCCTGTGCTTGctccagcagcagagaaaacatcCAAAACGCCACAAGTGAAACCCCCTGCTACCGAAACATCATCCACGCACACTGTGGATCCTCATCCAAAGATGTCTTCACCTGAGCCCCCCTCAGAATCCCCAATGGAAACATCCAAAGACTCTTCTCCCGAAATGATGTCTCTGTCCAAGGAGGATAAGACGACCAATCCAACCAAGGATGAGGCTCGACTACACAGTCGCAGCCTTCCTGCAACCCAGGCCGCTACAAATGAGGGAGACTCAAGTAAAAGTGGCCAGCGCAGTCTAAGGAGAGACAATGTCAAGCGCCGCTCGGTTCGTTTTGGTATCGTGGAGAGAGATGATGGTGGGCCTCCACTGATCCTGGGCTCAGCTTCTGAATCTagttcagaagaagaagaagaagctcctCATGATAAATCTGAGGAGGACACCCCTGTTTCTTTTCCCGTCTATAGGCGAGCTGGAGATCGTCAGAACAAGGATGACGAGACCCAAAAGCTAGAAGAGGAACAACTGAAACACCTGGAATTTGAGCAAAGAcggagagcagaggagcacGAACAGGCAAGACTCaagttggaggaggaggaggaggagcgaaaacgagaagaggaagaaagagagaaggaacATCTTAGGCTTagggaagaggaaaaacataGAGAGGAGGAAAGGGAAATAGAGAGGTTGGCAGAGGAGGAAATGGAGAGACTCCGGAAAGAGGAATTGGAGAGGGAAAGGTTGAAACTGGAGGAAAGTGAAATgagaagacaaagagaggaagagatggagaggGAAAGACAGTTGGAGCTGATgttgcagagacagagagaagacgaACGAGAGAGGACAaggcagagagaggaaaaactaaaacaagagcagattgagagagaaaaagagagactggaggaggagaggaggagagaggagagactgaTGGtggaaagagaaagacaaaggctaagagaggaagaagagagatcTATGAATGAACACAAGGAACACATAGAAAGACTACGAGAGGAAGAAATGAATTTGAGAGCAGAAGAGGAAGTGAGGGATAGAGAAAGGGAGTTTGAGAGAGTCAGGCAGAAAGAGGAAAGACTCAAACaagaggagatggagaaagaaagaTTAAGAGAGGAGGCTGAGGAACAGCAGAGAAGGAAGAAGGTTGAAGAGATGATGAGAGAAAGACTgagacaggaagaggaggaagaaagaaaaagaagggcATATGAGAGGGAAATGcagcaggaagaagaggaagagagggagagattgaggcaaatagaaaaacagagagaggaggaaagggtGAGACATACGGAGAGAGAAAGGTTGTTggaagtggagagaaaaatgcaAGCAGAGCTGGAAATACAGCGAGTGAAAGAACTGGAAGAAAAGCTTAGGAGAgatcaagaaaaagaaaaggaaattctCGGGTTAAGCGACAGGGGACAAAAGAGTAAATCAGATGAAAGTAGTTTAATCAGCTTTGACTCTGAAGACATGCCTCAGACGTCCGAAACTCCACATTCACCCTTTCCAAAGCTCAGCAAACCCACAGAGAATCCAATCGAAGTCGTTTATGATGACTTCTCGGTCAAAAAGTCTCTGATTGAGGTGGATTTTGATGACTTTTCAGTCAAACCAAAGAAATGGGGCTCACAGGCTAAAGCTGAGACGCCTCCAGTCATTGACAGCTGGGCGACCAGTCCTTGGGACGGAGGGAAGGTGGATGTTCTGGTACCTCTGGATGTATCCCCTCAACAAAACAGGGCACCACGGTATGTGGCAGAACCAGATGATCCAGAGCCTACACGAGCTGTGGAGAGCCCTGAGGAAAGgcaagaggatgaagaggaggaggaggagaaggaggatgtaggggaggaggaggaggaggagaaaccagAGGAGAAGACTGAGGAGCGTCAGCTTATCTCTTTGGAGTACGAGGAGGCAGAGAACAAGGAAGACATAGAGatggaggaagagatggatgaagtagaagaagaagaagaagatgacgacAACGACAAGCAGGAG aCACTGGTTGACTATCATCATTCAAACGGAGAAGACAGAGACGTGGACACGTTGGTGGACAGTGAGCCAGACGAGCAGACACCTGAACCTGACAG CCCACCTCTCATCTATGACCAAGTTCCCGAAGTCTCCCCTCGAGATGTGAATACAACTAATTTCCACAGAGAGCCAGAGTTCGCTCCATTCCCTGAG aGCTCCACTCCACTCCTCGACACCAGCGCGCAGAGATCCAAGGCGACCTTGAGTAAGAGGCGGGGTCGATCGCGTCCGTCGCGCTCACTCCGTGCAGGGTTTGCTCAGAGGGAAATCTTGGACTGGAGGTCACGTGACTCCACAG ATGAAAATGAATCATCTTCCAAGCAAAGGGAGTCAGATTCTGAGGAGGAGCAGCCCAAACCTAAGAATATCTatcctccttcttcctcctctcaaaGAGTCCCCATATTCCCTGGTCTGAGTCCAACAGCCCTGATT GCTCAGCTAAAAAAGAGAACAgccggaggaggagaggaaacagaagaCAAAGGAAGTCGTCTGGAGGAGAAAGCACCATCGCCCTCGCTACTCTCCCGCTCGCCTCGCTCTGCCGCTCACCTTGCGGGGGCTGCGCGGGTGCTGCCGCCCCTCGGTGGCACAGACGGAGG TGCCAGCTCTTCTCCTGCATGGCTGAAAGAACTGAAGTCTAAAAAGCGCCTGGGTCTGCACGACAGTGAGGCTTAA
- the LOC131461506 gene encoding protein unc-119 homolog B-like, translated as MCFSTAVCLSPPGGQLEEPPRTFSCDSQDELPWQLYSMCLQKLELDRSLISTLRHSTSTTPSSVLFSALSTGSGDTEGGQILRPEARAGSAPRSKMSGAKARSDAPVAEDVSGTAAPPRDRKPGGGVLKRLKSRRSQVDSRPVTEEDLRTQSGDITPEDVLGLRVATRGYLCKPEANIYNVDFVRFKIRDLETGTVLFEIAKPPHADDDEENREADSSTGRFVRYQFTPAFLRLRTVGATVEFTVGNRPLNNFRMIERHYFRDHLLKSFDFDFGFCIPNSRNTCEHIYEFPQLSDSLVRQMVQCPYETRSDSFYFVDNRLVMHNKADYAYNGGQ; from the exons atgtgcttttccactgctgtgtgtctgtctccccctggtggacaACTCGAAGAACCTCCTCGCACCTTCTCCTGTGACTCGCAGGACgagttgccatggcaactgtACAGCATGTGTTTACAAAAACTCGAGCTTGACCGTTCACTTATCTCGACTCTCCGACACTCGACATCTACGACGCCATCTTCGGTTCTATTCTCGGCGCTTTCGACGGGGAGCGGGGACACGGAGGGCGGGCAGATCCTCCGACCTGAAGCGAGAGCGGGATCCGCGCCACGGTCGAAGATGAGCGGAGCCAAAGCCCGCAGCGACGCGCCTGTTGCCGAGGATGTCTCCGGCACTGCGGCTCCTCCGCGGGACCGCAAGCCCGGCGGAGGGGTTCTGAAGAGGCTCAAGTCCCGGAGGAGCCAGGTGGACAGCAGGCCCGTGACGGAGGAGGACCTGCGGACACAGAGTGGAGACATCACACCGGAGGACGTGTTAGGACTGCGGGTGGCCACGCGAG GTTACCTCTGTAAGCCAGAGGCCAACATTTACAACGTCGACTTTGTGCGCTTTAAGATCAGAGACCTGGAGACTGGAACTGTCCTCTTTGAGATCGCCAAACCCCCACACGCAG atgatgatgaggagaacAGAGAGGCTGACTCCAGCACAGGCCGCTTCGTACGCTACCAGTTCACCCCAGCCTTCCTGCGCCTGAGGACCGTGGGAGCAAC GGTGGAATTCACAGTGGGGAACAGGCCTCTGAACAATTTCCGCATGATTGAGAGACACTACTTTCGCGATCACCTGCTAAAGagctttgactttgactttggctTCTGCATTCCAAACAGCCGTAACACCTGTGAGCACATCTACGAGTTCCCTCAGCTGTCTGACAGCCTCG TCCGTCAGATGGTGCAGTGTCCTTACGAGACCCGGTCAGACAGCTTCTACTTCGTCGACAACAGACTGGTCATGCACAACAAGGCAGACTATGCTTATAACGGAGGACAGTGA